GTTGCGGAAGCTGGCGTCCCATACAAAGAAAGAATCCGTTTGGCCAATGAGCGAGCCAGTGTAATCGCTGGCTTTCTGATCACAGAATACCGCATTCCACCCTCACAAATCAGAAAAAACATTGCGGCAAAAGCAGTCAGAATCCCCTCTGTCAAGATTCTTATACATGCAACACCGGAAAAGGGGTGACGCCGATTATGAACATTCTTGTCTCTATAGATTCACACAGAAGTCTGTTAAATCGTGACCATTACTTGTTTGAAGGAGCACGGCTTTCAGCGAATCGGCTTCATCAGGTGCAAACGCCTTTGATTCTTGCAACAAGCAATAATCGCAAAGAGGTGGTGCGTCTTCAGGACGAGATAGGGATTCGAGAGCCGTTCATTAGCAGAGAATGTCGATCTCCGTCCCGTAGTTCCCACTCTTCGAACCTGACGATTTTCGCCTGAAATGACGTATCCTTGCCAAGAATGCCTGATCATCGGGTTCAGGATGCCTATTCCGCTGATTTCGCCACTTGATTCCGGAGGAATCCGCCACCCTGTTCCGATTCAAAGCGCCATGGTGTTCCGGTTGAATCCGCCACCCCTGGTCGGAGCGTAGCGACGCTGGATTTTCAGCTCTTTTACATAGAAGATTCTTCAGGTCAAGCCGGCATATTTTTTCCTCATCGATTCCCCCTTCATCGACAGATTGATCTTATGGGCATTATGGACCAGCCGGTCGAGGATGGCGTCGGCAATTGTGGGATCGCCGATTTGTTCATGCCATAAATCCACGGGGAGTTGACTGGTGACAATCGTGGAGGCATGGCCATGTCTTT
This region of Syntrophus gentianae genomic DNA includes:
- a CDS encoding ATP-binding protein — translated: RHGHASTIVTSQLPVDLWHEQIGDPTIADAILDRLVHNAHKINLSMKGESMRKKYAGLT